In Eschrichtius robustus isolate mEscRob2 chromosome 2, mEscRob2.pri, whole genome shotgun sequence, a single window of DNA contains:
- the MINAR2 gene encoding major intrinsically disordered NOTCH2-binding receptor 1-like — MDLSVLPNNNHPDKFLQLDVRSLMRNSALLQAGLVRFPGGNYPAAQHWQNLIYSQREKKNITAQRMRRSSAEGAVTTESPPPSLSSVLKNNPLYSDVSLEEAMEERKKNPSWTVEEYDKHSLHTNLSGHLKENPNDLRFWLGDMYTPGFDTLLKKEEEQEKHSKYCRIGLILLLIACILVSIVTVSTFFT; from the exons ATGGACCTCTCTGTTTTGCCAAATAACAACCATCCTGACAAATTCCTGCAGCTTGACGTGAGGTCTTTAATGAGGAACTCAGCCCTTCTTCAGGCCGGTCTGGTGAGGTTTCCGGGAGGGAATTACCCTGCTGCACAGCACTGGCAAAACCTCATCTACTCACAG agagagaagaagaatatTACTGCTCAACGAATGAGGAGATCCAGTGCGGAGGGTGCTGTGACCACAGAGAGCCCCCCACCATCCCTGTCATCAGTTCTGAAGAATAACCCACTATACAGTGATGTGAGCTTGGAGGAAgctatggaagaaagaaaaaagaatccttcATGGACCGTTGAGGAATATGACAAGCATTCCCTGCACACAAACCTCTCTGGGCATCTGAAG gaAAATCCTAATGACCTACGGTTTTGGTTGGGAGACATGTACACACCCGGTTTTGATACCTTactgaaaaaggaagaagaacaagAGAAGCATTCAAAATATTGTCGTATAGGTCTGATTTTGCTCCTCATTGCCTGCATCTTGGTTTCCATAGTAACCGTTAGCACCTTTTTCACCTAA